In Candidatus Methanomethylophilus alvi Mx1201, a genomic segment contains:
- a CDS encoding aminotransferase class I/II-fold pyridoxal phosphate-dependent enzyme, which translates to MQKKIKASRRSMGMNYAIREITVPAAAAAARGTKMYNFNIGDPNKWDFETPEYFKETLRQAVDRTDNGYGDSQGNLDLRQAIVDREYEKNGVSIKAEDVYVTAGVSECINVMMGAFVEPGDEILVPGPGYPNYAQYINFYEGKTVPYRMIEEEDWAPDVDMIRSRITNRTKAIVVINPNNPTGAVYREKDLREIGNIAAEYDIPVISDEIYDKIVFDGEFYSMSRLPDDIPRVILNGFSKVNLMPGWREGYCYFMDRNGLMDEIREGMMKQFRARICANVPCQEAARVSLQGPQDYIVDMNRKLKERAEFSYKRLNEIPGISTNKPHGALYIFPKIELTDWKTDKDFVYDVIDKTGVVLVHGSGFCEEFGQGHFRSILLPPMPVLEEAYDLLEKFMVKHQ; encoded by the coding sequence ATGCAGAAGAAGATTAAGGCATCCAGGCGCTCGATGGGAATGAACTACGCGATCCGTGAGATCACCGTACCCGCCGCCGCAGCTGCCGCGCGTGGCACCAAGATGTACAACTTCAACATCGGGGACCCCAACAAATGGGACTTCGAGACGCCCGAGTACTTCAAGGAGACCCTCAGGCAGGCGGTGGACAGGACCGACAACGGGTACGGGGACTCCCAGGGGAACCTCGACCTGAGACAGGCCATCGTCGACAGGGAGTACGAGAAGAACGGCGTCTCGATAAAGGCGGAGGACGTCTACGTCACCGCCGGGGTCAGCGAGTGCATCAATGTCATGATGGGTGCGTTCGTGGAGCCCGGAGACGAGATCCTCGTCCCCGGACCCGGATATCCCAACTATGCGCAGTATATCAACTTCTACGAAGGGAAGACCGTCCCGTACAGGATGATAGAGGAGGAGGATTGGGCCCCCGACGTGGATATGATCCGCTCCCGCATCACCAACAGGACGAAGGCGATCGTGGTCATCAACCCCAACAACCCTACGGGAGCGGTCTACAGGGAGAAGGACCTCCGCGAGATCGGCAACATCGCCGCCGAGTACGACATCCCGGTCATCTCGGACGAGATCTACGACAAGATCGTCTTCGACGGCGAGTTCTATTCCATGTCCCGCCTTCCCGACGACATACCCAGAGTTATCCTCAACGGGTTCTCCAAGGTCAACCTGATGCCCGGATGGAGGGAGGGTTACTGCTATTTCATGGACAGGAACGGTCTCATGGACGAGATCCGCGAGGGTATGATGAAGCAGTTCCGTGCCAGGATATGTGCGAACGTCCCCTGCCAGGAGGCGGCGAGGGTATCGCTGCAGGGCCCCCAGGATTACATCGTGGACATGAACAGGAAGCTCAAGGAGAGGGCGGAGTTCAGTTACAAGAGGCTCAACGAGATCCCGGGGATAAGCACCAACAAGCCCCACGGCGCCCTGTACATCTTCCCGAAGATCGAGCTCACCGACTGGAAGACGGACAAGGACTTCGTATACGACGTCATCGACAAGACCGGCGTCGTCCTGGTCCACGGCTCCGGTTTCTGCGAGGAGTTCGGACAGGGGCACTTCAGGTCCATTCTGCTCCCGCCGATGCCCGTACTCGAAGAGGCGTACGACCTCCTCGAGAAGTTCATGGTCAAGCATCAGTGA
- a CDS encoding InlB B-repeat-containing protein, with protein MATSLYTLSSADGSDAEGEGYLVSFDVCMTGDGSPATPYSMRTDAYGSLTSSLPRVECDGYVFNGWYDADGKRIRVNNVFTEDTTVYAHWTRTSSDPIVVLFVINMVGDVTPASPAGRLVLQDGTLGTLPEPSFGGFTFTGWYTDAECLPEQRVSTSMHYSSDTMLYAGWDADSVSSHFTVSFKSCMNGLDDPADIGTGDDARVGDLPVLYRGGKVFEGWYTSNGLEVTQTTVFTSDVVVYAHWSDKEKDWVPILWALLISVFLLAALWRIDGHYRHPLATVDRIPTASEDEIRRYQTACYADIAERQGRVAEMSARVKALSDRRRVGTADAEEEEELSALRGRLEAEKEALREVRRRYNSEMRTMYGIDITRTPLIFYEVRVLLLAL; from the coding sequence TTGGCTACGTCGTTATACACGCTATCGTCCGCGGACGGGTCGGATGCGGAAGGGGAGGGATATCTCGTGTCCTTCGACGTCTGCATGACCGGGGACGGTTCGCCCGCGACCCCCTATTCCATGAGGACCGACGCATACGGGTCGCTGACGTCCTCTCTACCCCGTGTCGAGTGCGACGGATACGTCTTCAACGGATGGTACGACGCCGACGGCAAGAGGATCAGGGTCAACAACGTATTCACCGAGGACACGACCGTCTACGCCCATTGGACGAGGACCTCTTCGGACCCTATTGTGGTCCTGTTCGTGATAAACATGGTCGGGGACGTCACCCCCGCCTCCCCGGCCGGGAGACTGGTCCTCCAGGACGGGACCCTCGGGACGCTCCCGGAACCCTCCTTCGGCGGATTCACCTTCACCGGGTGGTATACGGATGCGGAGTGCCTTCCGGAACAGAGGGTGTCCACGTCCATGCACTATTCCTCCGATACGATGCTCTATGCGGGATGGGACGCCGACAGCGTCTCCTCCCACTTCACCGTCTCCTTCAAGTCCTGCATGAACGGCCTCGATGACCCTGCGGATATAGGCACAGGGGACGATGCGAGGGTCGGAGACCTCCCCGTCCTGTACAGGGGAGGCAAGGTCTTCGAGGGATGGTACACCTCGAACGGTCTCGAGGTCACGCAGACCACTGTCTTCACATCCGACGTCGTCGTCTATGCCCACTGGTCGGACAAGGAGAAGGATTGGGTGCCCATCCTGTGGGCCCTGCTGATCTCCGTCTTCCTTCTCGCCGCCCTCTGGAGGATCGACGGGCACTACAGGCACCCGCTGGCCACGGTGGACCGCATACCCACGGCGTCCGAGGACGAGATCAGGAGGTATCAGACCGCCTGCTACGCCGATATCGCGGAGAGGCAGGGCAGGGTCGCGGAGATGTCCGCCAGGGTGAAAGCGCTCTCCGACAGGAGGAGGGTCGGTACGGCCGATGCGGAAGAGGAAGAGGAGCTCTCGGCCCTCCGCGGGAGGCTGGAGGCGGAGAAGGAGGCCCTCCGCGAGGTCAGGAGGAGGTACAACTCCGAGATGAGGACCATGTACGGCATCGACATCACCCGCACCCCTCTGATATTCTACGAGGTCCGCGTCCTCCTCCTCGCCCTATAA
- a CDS encoding ATP-binding protein gives MTSSTERYRPRLVDRRLEDVLRICGAVNLKGPRWCGKTWSARNLCNSAVCLDGPGGDDRNRSLALMDPSLVLEGDSPRLIDEWQEVPSIWDAVRQRVDDDVRKGLFILAGSSVPDRGDFIHSGVGRMMDIRMDTMTLSERGLSDGKVSLRGLFDLPDISVRTRGPDYRDLVDMTVHGGWPAALSLDADGSMELAGRYLEELVSDHIHLDGTVRNGVKMRRLMHSLALSESRVVSKKALYRIASEGGTMAYNTFDGYLDVLVRSYIVEWQPAFDPGMRSYVRVGKMPKLHLSDPSLAAVALGTDLRSYYRDPVSFGPLFESLCEHDLRIYADTFGGRLYHYRDGDGKEIDAIVELPDGRWGAFEIKLGANEIEKGAKSLLDIDRKIRNQENGRPPEFLCVVCGLTDYAYRRPDGVYVVPITSLRE, from the coding sequence ATGACATCTTCTACGGAGAGGTATCGCCCCAGGCTCGTGGACCGGAGATTGGAGGATGTCCTGCGCATATGCGGTGCAGTCAATCTCAAAGGACCCAGATGGTGCGGGAAGACATGGTCCGCCAGAAATCTGTGCAACAGCGCCGTATGCCTCGACGGTCCCGGAGGGGACGATCGGAACAGAAGTCTGGCTCTGATGGATCCCTCGCTGGTGCTCGAAGGCGATTCCCCTCGGCTGATCGACGAGTGGCAGGAGGTCCCCTCCATCTGGGATGCCGTCCGTCAAAGGGTGGATGACGATGTCCGGAAAGGGCTTTTCATCCTCGCCGGTTCGTCGGTCCCGGACAGAGGGGATTTCATCCATTCGGGCGTAGGCCGTATGATGGACATCCGTATGGATACGATGACTTTGTCCGAGAGAGGTCTTTCCGACGGGAAGGTCTCCCTAAGGGGATTGTTCGACCTGCCCGACATATCTGTGCGTACCAGGGGTCCGGATTATCGCGACCTCGTAGACATGACCGTCCATGGGGGGTGGCCCGCCGCTCTGTCCTTGGATGCCGACGGATCGATGGAACTTGCCGGAAGGTATCTCGAAGAGCTGGTCTCCGACCACATACATTTGGATGGGACCGTCCGCAACGGTGTGAAGATGCGGCGGCTGATGCATTCTTTGGCGCTCAGCGAGAGCAGGGTCGTTTCGAAGAAGGCCCTGTATCGTATCGCCTCGGAAGGTGGCACCATGGCATACAACACGTTCGACGGATATCTCGATGTATTGGTGAGGTCGTACATCGTGGAGTGGCAGCCCGCTTTCGACCCGGGTATGCGTTCTTATGTAAGGGTCGGTAAGATGCCCAAACTACATTTGTCGGACCCTTCGCTCGCCGCCGTCGCCTTAGGGACCGACCTTCGGTCGTATTATCGGGATCCCGTATCGTTCGGACCGCTCTTCGAATCCCTCTGCGAACACGACCTCCGGATATACGCCGATACATTCGGAGGCAGACTGTATCATTACCGTGACGGCGACGGAAAGGAGATCGACGCCATAGTTGAACTCCCGGACGGACGCTGGGGCGCCTTCGAGATAAAACTGGGGGCCAACGAGATAGAGAAGGGTGCGAAATCCCTCCTGGACATCGACCGGAAGATCCGCAACCAGGAGAACGGGAGGCCTCCGGAGTTCCTGTGCGTCGTATGCGGCCTCACAGATTACGCATACAGGCGTCCGGACGGTGTTTATGTGGTCCCCATAACCTCCCTGAGGGAGTGA
- a CDS encoding type I restriction endonuclease subunit R — protein sequence MSETQDCELSEEEISEFETRKRYIDEKLRDAGWVENHDWIDEYELEGMPNVSNVGYADYVLFKDDGYPLAVVEAKRTSKDPSAGRHQAKLYADLLEKKFHKRPVIFLTNGFETRILDDRNYQERKVWGIYCKRDLEKLFNLSANREKNLSDATIKDGISDRYYQKGAIKAVCSAFEKKQRKALLVMATGSGKTRTIISLVDVMLRKGWVRNVLFLADRTSLVSQAADNFTKLLPSLSTTNLCKNNCDTHARCVLSTYQTMINLIDDVREKDNTRTFSNGHFDLIIVDEAHRSIYNKYREIFDYFDGLLVGLTATPKDDIDKNTYEVFNLEKGIPTYGYELAQAVSDGFLVDYRSVEVETKFLDRGVVYVDLTPEEKDEYEELFINDEVLPEKIESQKINKWLFNRDTVVRVLDTLMRMGLKIKDGSVLGKTIIFARNHEHAEFIREVFNEQYPSHLDECQVIDNYYSYADNMIDKFKDPESTVRIAVSVDMMDTGIDVPDILNLVFFKPVYSKSKFWQMIGRGTRLCPGLIDGEDKDCFYIFDFCRNFEFFRVNPKGISVKEQDTIQGRIFTVKALVACKLQELGFRSEPYISFRKDIVADLKKKIDELNKDNFAVIQHLRAVEHYSRPEVLDSLTLEDVAEMEAELSHLILPYDDDPGAIRMDALMLMIERGYITDSPKKMLFKKVRHWADALSKQMVIPDVADRRETIEYVLRDGYLENGDLETYERIRVDLRDIMKYIPSKVKSSKKTNFIDEILSIDINPSELTDEGLSSYRERAEHYIRTHEDEDVIKKLKTNVPLDDGDVEKLQEILWSEVGTIDDYQAEYGNKPLALFIREITGLDMNAAKKTFSKYLDESRLDDKQIHFVNQIIEYVVRNGAISDLSVLTESPFTNYGTIPELFSDMSIWSGIRSAIKDINSNAGIN from the coding sequence ATGTCTGAAACACAGGACTGCGAACTCTCCGAGGAGGAGATCTCCGAATTCGAGACCCGTAAGAGATACATCGATGAGAAACTCCGCGATGCAGGATGGGTCGAGAACCACGATTGGATCGACGAGTATGAACTGGAGGGCATGCCCAACGTCTCCAATGTGGGTTACGCAGACTATGTGCTCTTCAAGGACGACGGATACCCCCTGGCGGTCGTGGAGGCGAAACGTACGTCCAAGGACCCTTCCGCAGGAAGACACCAGGCGAAATTATACGCAGACCTGCTGGAGAAGAAGTTCCACAAGAGACCTGTCATCTTCCTCACCAACGGTTTCGAGACACGTATCCTCGACGACCGCAACTATCAGGAACGCAAGGTATGGGGTATCTATTGCAAACGCGACCTGGAGAAACTGTTCAACCTCTCCGCCAACCGCGAGAAGAACCTCTCGGATGCCACCATAAAAGACGGCATAAGCGACAGATATTACCAGAAAGGGGCCATAAAGGCGGTATGCTCCGCCTTTGAGAAGAAACAGAGGAAGGCCCTGCTGGTGATGGCCACCGGTAGCGGGAAGACCCGTACCATCATATCCCTCGTCGACGTCATGCTCCGCAAGGGGTGGGTCCGCAACGTCCTTTTCCTGGCCGACCGTACGAGCCTCGTCTCCCAGGCGGCGGACAATTTCACCAAACTCCTCCCGTCCCTGTCGACCACCAACCTGTGCAAGAACAACTGCGATACGCATGCCAGGTGTGTGCTTTCCACCTATCAGACAATGATAAACCTTATCGATGACGTAAGGGAGAAGGACAACACCCGCACATTCTCCAACGGGCATTTCGACCTCATAATCGTGGACGAGGCCCATCGCAGCATATACAACAAGTACCGGGAGATATTCGATTACTTCGACGGACTCCTGGTCGGTCTGACGGCCACCCCCAAGGACGATATCGACAAGAACACCTATGAAGTGTTCAACCTGGAGAAGGGCATACCCACATACGGCTACGAGCTCGCCCAGGCCGTCAGCGACGGATTCCTCGTGGATTACAGGTCCGTCGAAGTGGAGACAAAATTCCTGGACCGCGGCGTGGTATACGTCGACCTCACCCCCGAGGAGAAGGATGAGTACGAGGAACTCTTCATCAATGACGAGGTCCTGCCCGAGAAGATCGAGAGCCAGAAGATAAACAAATGGCTGTTCAACCGCGATACGGTCGTACGCGTCCTCGACACCCTCATGAGGATGGGGCTGAAGATCAAAGACGGAAGCGTTCTGGGAAAGACCATCATCTTCGCAAGGAACCACGAGCACGCCGAGTTCATCCGGGAGGTGTTCAACGAACAGTATCCCAGCCACCTCGACGAATGTCAGGTCATCGACAACTACTACTCCTATGCCGACAACATGATCGACAAGTTCAAGGACCCGGAATCCACGGTACGCATAGCCGTCTCGGTCGACATGATGGATACAGGGATCGACGTCCCGGATATCCTCAACCTGGTGTTCTTCAAGCCCGTGTACAGCAAATCCAAGTTCTGGCAGATGATCGGGAGAGGGACCAGACTCTGTCCGGGGCTCATCGACGGGGAGGACAAGGACTGTTTCTACATATTCGACTTCTGCAGGAATTTCGAGTTCTTCAGGGTCAACCCCAAAGGGATCTCCGTGAAAGAGCAGGATACGATACAGGGCCGTATTTTCACCGTCAAGGCGTTGGTGGCCTGCAAGCTGCAGGAACTCGGCTTCAGGTCCGAACCTTACATCTCCTTCAGGAAAGACATCGTCGCAGACCTGAAGAAGAAGATCGATGAGCTCAACAAAGACAACTTCGCGGTCATCCAACACCTCCGCGCCGTGGAACATTACAGCCGTCCGGAGGTATTGGATTCCCTGACCTTGGAGGATGTCGCAGAGATGGAGGCGGAACTGTCGCACCTCATATTGCCGTACGATGACGATCCGGGCGCCATAAGGATGGATGCGCTCATGCTGATGATAGAGCGCGGATACATCACCGACTCGCCCAAGAAGATGCTCTTCAAGAAGGTCAGACACTGGGCGGATGCGCTTTCCAAGCAAATGGTCATACCGGACGTCGCCGACCGCAGGGAGACGATCGAGTACGTCCTCCGCGACGGATATCTGGAGAACGGAGACCTGGAAACATATGAACGCATAAGGGTCGATCTTCGCGACATAATGAAATACATCCCTTCCAAGGTAAAGTCCTCCAAGAAGACCAATTTCATCGACGAGATACTTAGCATAGACATCAATCCGTCCGAATTGACGGATGAGGGCCTCAGCTCGTATCGCGAGAGGGCCGAACATTATATCCGTACCCATGAAGACGAGGATGTCATCAAAAAACTGAAGACCAATGTCCCGCTGGACGATGGCGACGTGGAGAAACTCCAGGAGATCCTCTGGAGTGAGGTCGGCACGATAGACGACTATCAGGCCGAGTACGGGAACAAACCTCTGGCACTGTTCATCAGGGAGATCACCGGTCTCGACATGAATGCGGCCAAGAAGACGTTCTCCAAATACCTGGATGAATCCAGATTGGATGATAAGCAGATCCATTTCGTCAACCAGATCATAGAGTATGTGGTTCGTAACGGGGCCATATCGGATCTATCCGTACTTACAGAATCCCCTTTCACCAACTACGGTACGATCCCGGAGCTGTTCAGCGACATGAGCATATGGAGCGGCATAAGGTCTGCGATAAAGGACATCAATTCCAATGCCGGGATAAATTGA
- a CDS encoding formate/nitrite transporter family protein, producing the protein MIQHYMKCFLRAILAGIAIGLGGCIFMGMVTSEYKWVGAILFSIGLFTVFTFRLDLYTGKVGYAVENKPSYLVDLVVIILGNFVGALIIGQMIPMPEAAEVLIVDAKLGGDIDWWRVFCKGVFCGMLMFIAADYYKTQKKYLATFVCVPVFILAGFEHSIADMFYFCASGTFTLDAFLFILVVIVGNAVGGILIPLCKKYMYEDPPTGNPQ; encoded by the coding sequence ATGATACAACATTACATGAAATGCTTCCTGAGGGCCATACTCGCGGGTATCGCCATCGGGCTGGGCGGCTGTATCTTCATGGGTATGGTGACGTCCGAATACAAATGGGTCGGGGCGATCCTCTTCTCCATAGGTCTTTTCACGGTCTTCACGTTCAGATTGGACCTCTACACCGGGAAGGTGGGATACGCCGTCGAGAACAAACCTTCGTACCTGGTGGACCTCGTCGTCATCATCCTCGGTAACTTCGTCGGAGCGCTGATCATCGGTCAGATGATCCCCATGCCCGAAGCGGCCGAGGTCCTGATAGTCGATGCGAAACTGGGCGGGGACATAGACTGGTGGCGCGTGTTCTGCAAGGGCGTGTTCTGCGGTATGCTGATGTTCATCGCCGCAGACTACTACAAGACCCAGAAAAAGTATCTGGCTACCTTCGTATGCGTCCCCGTCTTCATATTGGCCGGGTTCGAGCACTCGATAGCGGACATGTTCTACTTCTGTGCCTCCGGGACGTTCACGCTCGACGCCTTCCTCTTCATCCTCGTGGTGATAGTCGGGAACGCCGTCGGAGGGATACTCATCCCCCTGTGCAAGAAGTACATGTACGAGGACCCGCCGACCGGGAACCCCCAATAA
- a CDS encoding class I SAM-dependent DNA methyltransferase, whose amino-acid sequence MITGELKSKVDGLWEIFWTGGLTNPLDVIEQITYLMFIRDLDDLDNTHSKESIMLGIPFKSIFDGEYKMGNGTVEGKQFKWSYFRDLPAEKMFETVQYGVFPFIKQIHDNKDSAYSKYMGDAIFKIPTPQKFSQIVDALDELYESMDGLSEKDVRGDIYEYLLSKLSTAGTNGQFRTPRHIIRMMVELMDPKADETICDPACGTAGFLVAASDYLKENRSKEIFFDKDRKDHFNRSMFTGYDMDRTMLRIGAMNMMVHGVEDPHIEYKDSLSEQNEDAEKYSLVLANPPFKGSLDDDIVSPSLLSQVKTKKTELLFLALFIRILRVGGRCAAIVPDGVLFGSSKAHKSLRTALVEDNRLEAVISMPSGVFKPYAGVSTAIIIFTKTGHGGTDNVWFYDMQADGFSLDDKRSAIEENDIPDIIARFRNLEGEKDRKRTDRSFLVPKDEIAGNDYDLSINKYKQTVYQEESYPPSSEIVKEMRRLAEELSEELKKLEEMLQ is encoded by the coding sequence ATGATCACCGGTGAACTTAAAAGCAAAGTGGATGGGTTATGGGAGATATTCTGGACCGGCGGTCTGACAAATCCTCTGGACGTCATAGAGCAGATAACCTATCTGATGTTCATAAGGGACCTCGACGACCTCGACAACACCCATTCCAAGGAATCCATCATGCTCGGGATCCCCTTCAAGAGCATTTTCGACGGGGAATACAAAATGGGGAACGGCACGGTGGAAGGGAAGCAGTTCAAATGGTCGTACTTCAGAGACCTTCCTGCGGAAAAGATGTTCGAGACCGTCCAATACGGCGTTTTCCCGTTCATCAAACAGATCCACGACAACAAGGACAGTGCGTATTCCAAGTACATGGGCGACGCCATATTCAAGATACCCACACCCCAGAAGTTCTCCCAGATAGTGGATGCGCTTGATGAACTCTACGAGTCCATGGACGGCCTCAGTGAAAAGGATGTCCGCGGGGACATCTATGAATATCTGCTTTCCAAGTTGTCGACCGCCGGCACCAACGGACAGTTCAGGACACCCAGACACATCATCCGCATGATGGTGGAACTCATGGATCCCAAGGCCGACGAGACCATATGCGACCCGGCATGCGGTACGGCTGGTTTCCTGGTAGCCGCGAGCGACTATCTGAAGGAGAACAGGTCGAAGGAGATATTCTTCGACAAGGACAGGAAGGACCACTTCAACAGATCCATGTTCACGGGCTACGACATGGACAGGACCATGCTTCGTATCGGGGCCATGAACATGATGGTCCATGGGGTGGAGGACCCCCACATCGAATACAAGGACAGCCTTTCGGAACAGAACGAGGACGCCGAGAAGTATTCCTTGGTCTTGGCCAATCCCCCGTTCAAGGGAAGTCTGGACGACGACATCGTGTCCCCGTCCCTCCTATCCCAGGTGAAGACCAAGAAGACGGAACTCCTTTTCCTGGCACTTTTCATCAGGATCCTCAGGGTTGGGGGCCGCTGTGCGGCCATCGTACCCGACGGAGTCCTGTTCGGTTCATCCAAGGCCCATAAATCCCTGCGCACGGCATTGGTGGAAGACAACCGCCTGGAAGCGGTCATCTCCATGCCCAGCGGAGTGTTCAAACCGTATGCGGGCGTATCGACCGCCATCATAATATTCACCAAGACGGGGCACGGTGGAACGGATAACGTATGGTTCTACGACATGCAGGCGGACGGGTTCTCCCTGGACGACAAACGTTCTGCTATAGAGGAGAACGACATACCCGACATAATAGCCAGATTCAGGAACCTCGAGGGTGAGAAGGACAGGAAGAGGACCGACAGGTCTTTCCTCGTCCCCAAGGATGAGATAGCCGGTAACGACTACGACCTCTCCATAAACAAGTACAAGCAGACGGTCTATCAGGAGGAGAGCTATCCCCCGTCTTCCGAGATAGTGAAGGAGATGAGGAGACTCGCCGAAGAACTGTCGGAAGAACTGAAGAAACTCGAGGAAATGCTCCAGTGA
- a CDS encoding phosphatase PAP2 family protein: MSELDVLIWIRDNMSNAFLDLASEAADILASGAAVYCLALLLMVPRRTRELGILVFAAEAVCDILFEIPLKEVTARDRPFMEYPVNLLIPAPTNYSFPSGHTANASVLALSVLIYDRKWGAAALVWAAFVAFSRLYLFVHWPTDILAGALVAAVCVWAVRGLMKRFLFGWGKWSAVMEFDICRMFRRRQST; the protein is encoded by the coding sequence GTGTCCGAACTGGATGTCCTGATATGGATACGCGACAACATGTCCAATGCGTTCCTGGACCTGGCCTCCGAGGCCGCCGACATATTGGCCAGCGGGGCCGCGGTATACTGTCTGGCACTTCTGCTCATGGTCCCCCGGAGGACCCGCGAACTCGGCATACTGGTGTTCGCCGCCGAGGCCGTCTGCGACATCCTGTTCGAAATCCCCCTGAAGGAGGTCACCGCCAGGGACCGTCCGTTCATGGAATATCCGGTGAACCTCCTCATCCCCGCCCCCACCAACTACTCGTTCCCCTCGGGACACACCGCCAACGCGTCCGTGCTGGCACTTTCGGTCCTGATATATGACAGGAAATGGGGGGCGGCCGCCCTCGTCTGGGCCGCGTTCGTGGCGTTCTCCCGCCTCTATCTGTTCGTCCATTGGCCGACCGACATCCTGGCCGGGGCACTGGTCGCCGCCGTGTGCGTATGGGCCGTCCGCGGTCTGATGAAAAGGTTCCTTTTCGGATGGGGGAAATGGTCGGCAGTCATGGAGTTCGACATATGCCGTATGTTCCGTAGACGGCAATCTACATAA